The genome window GCCCGGGCTGGATGGATTTACGGTGGGCCAGCGACTGAAAAAAGAACATCCAGCCGTGCCCATTGTCATGCTCTCGGCGAGAACGTCCATTGACGACAAGTTGCACGGTCTCGATTTTGCCGATGACTATGTAACGAAACCATTTCACCCCGATGAACTGGCTGCCCGGATTGAGGTCCAACTGCGTAAGGCGGGAACTGCGGTCTCATCGGATACAGCTCTGAAGCTGGATCATCTCTCCATCTATGAGAAGGACAACCGCATCGTCAATGAGGAGACGGGGGATGAAATTGTTTTATCGGGGAAACAGTTCCACATCTTCGCTTACCTGCTACGACATATGGGCATGATTCGAACCAAAGAGCAGATCTATGAAGCCGTCTGGAACGAGCCTTATCTGGATGGGGACAAGACTTTAATGGTACATATTCGACATCTTCGCGAGAAGCTGGAGCTTGACCCGGCCAATCCAGTCGTTATTCAGACGGTCCGCGGTGTGGGATATCGTGTGAAGAAGCCATGATCCGACGGTTCAGAGCACGGAAGACGATGAATGGAGAACGCAAAGGAGAACCGCGCATGGTTTCTAAGCATAAGCAAACCAGGCAGGGCAAGCTACGCTTTGGGCGGTCCTTGATGTCCAGATATATCATCCTGATTCTGGCGGCCGTATTATTCGTGCCCGTCGTTCTGCCGATCATATCCATCATATATGTTGTCGTAGTGAACAACACAAATACGAATCAAGCGGCACCGTACGGTGATGTTACCCGGATCAGTAACCTATGGTCGCGTGAAGCGGTGAACCTGAATGGTGCTTCAGATGAGGAGATTAAGGCCCGTTTGGAGCAATTACATGCATCGTACCCCAAGTCTTCCATGTATCGT of Paenibacillus sp. FSL R5-0517 contains these proteins:
- a CDS encoding response regulator transcription factor produces the protein MKTKLLYIEDDTEIATWVRADLEERGYEVVWLGSGEGAAEAAVGCSLIILDVMLPGLDGFTVGQRLKKEHPAVPIVMLSARTSIDDKLHGLDFADDYVTKPFHPDELAARIEVQLRKAGTAVSSDTALKLDHLSIYEKDNRIVNEETGDEIVLSGKQFHIFAYLLRHMGMIRTKEQIYEAVWNEPYLDGDKTLMVHIRHLREKLELDPANPVVIQTVRGVGYRVKKP